CACGTCCTAATAATTCCAGAAATATATATATCATTAACTAAATCAAAAGCGCTCCAGAACAGAAAAAAGACTGTAACTATATTTTATACCCCAAACTTCTGGATGATGTGTACTGGTGGGAAGTATTAGGTGGAATTTATGGTTTGTTATTATTTCTTACTTTAGGTTTTTATTTAAACAAAATAAGACATCTACCAAGCTTAAAACAGATTAATAAAATTATTGACAATGGACCTTTAGTATCTATTATTGTTCCTGTTAAGAATGAAGCTGATACAATTGAAGAATGTTTATCCTCTCTCATTAACCTTAAGTATAAGTCGAAAGAGATCATCGTTGTCCTAGGAGAGTCTACTGATGGAAGTGAGGAGATCGTAAGAAAGTTTAGCGACGAGATTAAAATTATTCGTGAACCTCCGTTACCTGATGGTTGGATTGGAAAAAATTGGGCCTGTTATATTGGTTATCAAAATTCAAGTGGAGGTCTACTTCTGTTTACTGATGGTGATACTTCTCATGATGAATATTCACTCTCTAAAACCGTATCCATTATCATTAATGAAAATGTCGACATGATTACACTTTTTCCTAAATTCATCTTCAGATCTTTATGGGAAAAACTTATCACGCCCTTAATAGCTGTTTTCATAGGGTTCTGAACTAAGTATGGATTCCATACATATCCATACTTAGTTCTTGAGCCTCATCCCTCTTGTCCTCCTCTGGGTTCATTGGAGGGCTCATCGGGGTTAGCTCCCTTCGGGGAAAACCCATGAATCCCCACATCCTAAGGAACGTTTTCCAAATGTTTATTGACGCGTTTTTCTGCCTATCGATTATAAAACCGCATTTTGGGCACTTGAAGACTGCTCCCCTTAGGTCTTTGTTGTAGTACCCGCATTTGGAGCAGGTCTTCGAGGTGCCCTTCGCATTCACATATATGGTAGCATAACCATTCCACGCAGATTTGTATTCCACATACCTTTGTAGTTTGATGTAGTTGTGCTTGCTGTTCTGCCTATTCATACTTCTACTCTTCGTCCTAGCCACCCTCTCCTTGAAGTTCGTCAAGTCCTCGAAGATATTTGTCCTGTTGGATAGCTGCTTAGCCAGCTTGTGTAGTACATAGTTAACTCTATTTCTCTCCCTTGAACTGTACTTCTCCAGGAGCCTCTTCCTGGTTTTCTCTGGGAGCTTTTGGATGACCCTCCTCTTCAGCTCGTACGTCCTGTGGATAGTATAAATTTCCTTCAAGCTTATCGAATAGTGTGTTTCACCGTCATAACCATCTAAGGTTAAGAGGTTCACGTCCCATGCTATTGGGTCTTTAATCTTTAGCTCCACCTCTTTTCTAACAGTAACTATGAGCCTGTCCTGTTTAAGTATGAGTTCGCCGAGGTCTAAACCCCTTATCCTATCCCAGCACCACGTCTTCCTCAAATCTACGGTCACGCTCTCTTCATAGGGTTTAATCGAAACCTTAAGCACGCCGTCCCTGTAACTGTAGAGGGTTTCCTTAACTCTAACGAACTTCCTCCTCAGTTCAGGCCTACCTCTTCCTGCCCGCCCACGTAGATATCTTTTCCTCCACGATTCGAGCACGGAATAAGCCTGTTTTATCGCGGAGTCCACGTAATGCTTGGAGTAAACCCACCCCTCAAGATACTTATCCCTAAGCCACTTCCTAAAAGCCTTATCCTTCCTCAAAAACGGTATAAGCCTCTTGCCCCTTCTTTCCCATGCAATGTTCCTCCATAAGTCATCCAAGATAGAGTTTAAGATGCGCATGTAGTCCTCTATAAGCTCGTTCACCTCAAGGTTATATGGTATTGAGTACGCTTTAACTAACAAGCTTCTTGACACCTTCAACAACCTCCCTATACTTATGGCTTCTCATGCCGTAGAGCTTTCCAGCGAAATGAGCAACTATGGTGATTAAGTCTTCCACAAGCTCTTCATGAGGAGTTTTCTCTTCATGGTTTATCACTTCTATTTCTGTTCCGAAAACTGTGAACATTTTCTTTAAAGTTTCAATACCAAATCTTGTGAGCCTGTCTTCGTAAGCGATTATCAGCTTGGATATTTTCCTTTCTGAAACCATATTTAAGAGTTTCAGGAAGTTTTTTCTGCCTTCGTTAAGTCCAGAACCAATATCCGTTAAAACTTGAATTTCACCGTAACCTTTCTCTTTAGCGTAGCTTGAAATAAGTTGTTTCTGTCTTTCCAAATCATCCTTTTGTGTTGAAGATGAAACCCTTGCATACCCTACAATAATTCTTTCCTCTCCTAAATCAAGGATGCGTTTTATTTCGCCTTCAGGTACTCTCCTCCTACCCCCAGGCGTCCTCATACACCTAATTAATCCTTGCTTATCCCAAATCTGAAGTCGTCTAACGCTAACACCAAGAATTCTACTGGCTTCCTTCATCGTATAATGCTTCTCTACACTCATCAAAATAAATATCCATGAACGTCTATAAAAATCTATCTATTTGGAAGCTGCTGTCCAACCCCTAAGATAAGAAAGTTTGTTGGTAGCCCGGGTGGGATTCGAACCCACGTCACCGGGTCCAGAGCCCGGGATCCTTGACCGCTAGACGACCGGGCTATTTATACATATTATTTTAGACTAAATAAACTCTACTACGATTACTCACATAAATCCGAAGGATCCTCCAACTTTAGCCAGAAGAGCGCCAAGATTTTATGCAGATCACTGATGAAAACCCTTATTAAGCTTTCCAACACTTTTCTTGAGCAAATCTTATATTTTCTTTTTGTAATATTTGTTGAGGTGATTTTGTTGGATCGTTATGCTTTGTTATTGCTTGTGACCTGTAATTTATTATGGGCTACCAATAATATTGTTGGTAGGCTACTTTCAGGTTATATGGATCCTTTTAGTATAACTGTTTTCAGATGGACTCTTGCCGCAATCTTTTATCCTTTAGTTTTTGGTCCCAGCATTGTGTTTAAATCTTTTAAGTATGCTGGTTTGAAGTCTATGGTTTTAGGTCTAGTGGGTTTTACGGGTTTTAATTTTGTGTTCTATTGGGCACTATCCATGACAAGCGCATCCCTTGTTGGTTTTGCGTATGGCATTACCCCTGTAATAATCATGGCCTTAAGTTTTGTTGTGGAATCCTTGAGACCCTCAAGACTCCAATTCACTGGCAGCTTATTATCTGTTCTTGGTGCCTTTTTACTATTTTATTGGAGAGGACTTAGGCTTGGTAGTTTTAACGATACGTTGGGGTTGATTGGCGGTGTCACCACTGGTTTTCTCTGGGCTCTATACACTGTCCTTCAGAATAAGTTTTATCCCAATTCTGATAGAGCGTCCCTCACGTATTCATCACTCATCCTCTCAATACCTTTTACGCTCTTGTTCTCATATCCATGGCTTTCAAATCTTAA
This region of Thermoprotei archaeon genomic DNA includes:
- a CDS encoding glycosyltransferase family 2 protein, which gives rise to MYWWEVLGGIYGLLLFLTLGFYLNKIRHLPSLKQINKIIDNGPLVSIIVPVKNEADTIEECLSSLINLKYKSKEIIVVLGESTDGSEEIVRKFSDEIKIIREPPLPDGWIGKNWACYIGYQNSSGGLLLFTDGDTSHDEYSLSKTVSIIINENVDMITLFPKFIFRSLWEKLITPLIAVFIGF
- a CDS encoding zinc ribbon domain-containing protein encodes the protein MSRSLLVKAYSIPYNLEVNELIEDYMRILNSILDDLWRNIAWERRGKRLIPFLRKDKAFRKWLRDKYLEGWVYSKHYVDSAIKQAYSVLESWRKRYLRGRAGRGRPELRRKFVRVKETLYSYRDGVLKVSIKPYEESVTVDLRKTWCWDRIRGLDLGELILKQDRLIVTVRKEVELKIKDPIAWDVNLLTLDGYDGETHYSISLKEIYTIHRTYELKRRVIQKLPEKTRKRLLEKYSSRERNRVNYVLHKLAKQLSNRTNIFEDLTNFKERVARTKSRSMNRQNSKHNYIKLQRYVEYKSAWNGYATIYVNAKGTSKTCSKCGYYNKDLRGAVFKCPKCGFIIDRQKNASINIWKTFLRMWGFMGFPRRELTPMSPPMNPEEDKRDEAQELSMDMYGIHT
- a CDS encoding IS607 family transposase, coding for MSVEKHYTMKEASRILGVSVRRLQIWDKQGLIRCMRTPGGRRRVPEGEIKRILDLGEERIIVGYARVSSSTQKDDLERQKQLISSYAKEKGYGEIQVLTDIGSGLNEGRKNFLKLLNMVSERKISKLIIAYEDRLTRFGIETLKKMFTVFGTEIEVINHEEKTPHEELVEDLITIVAHFAGKLYGMRSHKYREVVEGVKKLVS
- a CDS encoding EamA family transporter produces the protein MDRYALLLLVTCNLLWATNNIVGRLLSGYMDPFSITVFRWTLAAIFYPLVFGPSIVFKSFKYAGLKSMVLGLVGFTGFNFVFYWALSMTSASLVGFAYGITPVIIMALSFVVESLRPSRLQFTGSLLSVLGAFLLFYWRGLRLGSFNDTLGLIGGVTTGFLWALYTVLQNKFYPNSDRASLTYSSLILSIPFTLLFSYPWLSNLNLISMKLGVILALFWIAIAPGVLGYYMWNKATSIIGSNATAPYSNLLPLFVALLGYTLLREPLTLGDVIGGILIVTGSTIAVIK